AAAAGCCGCGAAACTTGTCATGCATCCTATTTATGATGGTAGAACACTATGGAAAAAATTTGGGTTCATTTGAAGGATGTCGAAAAAAACTCCTTTTCGGGCAGGGCAGCGGTTTTTTCAATGCATTTGCACTCGTCGAGTACTGGTACAGGGAGTGTCTGTGTGGACATGCAGTCGTCATGTGACTCGTTCTCACGGAGCCGAACAATGCAgttctcataatgcacaaccatATCAACAATTGTCATGCCAGAGTCAAGATGCATATGAAGGCAAGAGTTCGGACTCTCGCTCCTCTGGTTACTCTGCATATCAAGGAAGACCCCACCAGTGAGAGATGACGCAGCCCAAAGCCTATGCAACCATGTTTCAGTTTTCTCCGACTCCCATTTAGCTCTAAAAGCTGCCCATCTCGGCTCAAACTCATCATGTGTAGTAGCATAGTAAATAAGAGACCTGAACTCCTTAAGGGACTTATGGTGGAGGTGTTTCTGCATGTTTTTCTCTATATGCCACGCACAAAGTCGATGCCACACGTCAGTAAGGACCTTCCTGACGGCCCTTATCATGGCTGCATCTCCGCCAGTAATTACAGACCCCGGCTTCTTCTGATAATGAGCTCTCTAGAAGGTCTGCAACACCCAAACATATGTATCCTCCATCTCATCTGACACAACAGCACAACCGAACACATGGTGCAACGATGATTGTTtagaccaacaaaaggtatgaatggcattCTGTACCTATTCACCTTGTAAGTGTTGTCGAAGACGATTACATCAGCAAAGTCAAGGTAATCCCGACGTGACTGAGAATCACACCAGAACATGTTCTTCAGCTTTCCTTCTGCGTCAACAGTGTGCTCAAATAAAAAGTCTGGATCCCTTGCCTTTCTCGTCATCATGATACCAATAGGAGTGTCCGCATCACCCTTTGCTAGCAACTTCATTTTCTCCCTATAACACATGTTATAAAGCTTTCTCCTGCCGAAACCACCCGTGCATATGATCCATACCTACTAACGAAGTTGTCATAAATCCAATGTTATTTTAGCCCAGCACCTGCCATTGCTAAGATCTGAAGCTTCTGGTATTCCTTTATCTGTTTATGAGACCGAAGATATATAACTTCATCCGGTCTAGCAAGAGTGTGACTATGATCAACGGTGAAACTGCTGACATACCAAATGGATCACTCTCTATCAAGCTTCATAGTTAGATGGGCCTCGCAATAGCATCGAGTCTCCGCTCTCAGCCTGCGCTTCTTCCCTTCCATGGTACAAAACTTAGCTTGTCGTTTCCCAGCCCTTGAACAGAGAAACCTCCTCAAGCGCCTACGTGCGGCGATACCCTTTGCATATTTCAAGATGTCCTTCCTAATGCTAAAGCCACGCTTTTTCGCGTAGTTGTTATAGAAAGCATATGTCTCCTCGTCTGTCCTGAACGTCGTAGACATCACCGTCCAATGCCTGTCCAGAGATTCTTGCTGGTATTCATCGTACCCAGTGTCAAAATTGCActcatcatcatcgacatcatcaTCGTTTTCGCACGCGCCACCAACCTCTCCCTGAAAAACAAACAACCTTATATGTCAGTATGTAGTTGTATAAGGACAATCATATGTATTCACTTTGCACTACTTACTTTGCACGAGCTGTCATTATAAGATGCATTGATATCGTTTTCGTCATTGGCATCATCGAAAAACTTCCACTCATAGTACCCTTCCACTTCCATCTGCGCAAATTTTAAATATGATACGTAAAATTTGATGCGTTTTTCATGTCACTTTAAAATAACCTACATAATTCTAAACCTACATGGCTTCCGCTTTCAGCATATGAATCATCTACATCCATATCCTCATTGTCATCATCCCCTCCTACCCGTGTAAAGTCAAACATGTTATTGTCATCGCGGATGCTTGTATTTATATGTTTGACAACATGTAGACAACTTACATTGCCATTGTAAGACTCATCCAAACTCATATAATTTTCGTCGTCATGTTCGTCTTCATCCAATGACAATGATCTGCCCTCGTTACCGCCATCATCACCGTCATATCCTATTTCAGCCTCTATCTATACACGTTCATATATAATCGAAGATCCATTCAAACATCACGTAACATCTTCGCAATTAAAATCCGTTTTTAAATCACTATGCCAGCGGCTCGCGTACCTTGTTGCCTTCGTCAGACATGACAATAGTGTTGGGATTCGCCGGAGGCTCGACGGCGAATAGCTACGAGCTGACGGCGGCGGAGGCGTCTGCCCGACCGAGGTGATTGTCGGCGTCTAGTCACGCACAACGCGAGGACGAACAGCACGCCGAGCTGACGAAGGCGCCGACGTAGGTGGTTGTTGGCGTCCAGTAGCGCACAACGCATAGGTTTTTTTTCCGTCGGCCAGATACTgccggagatggcggcggcggcgcgagaggtGGCGGCTGAGGCGACGTGAAGGTAGGGTTCGCCCGATCGGTTTTTTTAATCACTGGAACCACACGGGCGTGCATGCGGGCGGGCGTACACCGGGTGTGGGCACGGACGGGCAGGTGTACGCGACAACGCCGTACGGCGACGCGGACGCGCGTACGGCGGGCGGGTATTTTAATACGACATGTGAAATGACCGCCCTACCCCTTATACGTTTTGGGGGAGGGGGGGGATGGGTTGTACCGAAGCGCGGCTCTTCTCAAAGAGGGAGGAAAAATGGGTTCAATGGTAGAGTTGTTGGCCGATGGAATTGTAGATCCGCGGTGGTGGCGCATGGAATCTTGGCTGGCAGTGGTGGACGGCATGCTCCAGCGGGCGATTCCTGGTGACCGAGCTGCTCGCCAGGATGTGGGCCCTCCCAGCGATGCGGTCTCCCCCTTTTTTTCGTCCGCTGGTGTAGTCGGTCGGGTGGCTAGCTTCTCCTCATTGGCTCGGGGAGCGGCTCCATGCGAGGAGGGACGTCATAGGCGGCGGCACTGCTATGCCGGCATGCGAGCCAATGCTGGTCGGCGGAGGTGCCGGTGGGGATCTCGGGTGGGATGCGCCCTTGGCCGATTCTAGCAAGCCAAATCTAGCCCTTCACTGTGGTGTTGGTATTCCTTGATGATCATTGTTCCCAACCAGGTGGGATTTTGGCTCCGGGGCCGAGGATTCTTGTAAGCGTGGGTCAACATTGGGGATGTCCTGTCCTGgttatgtactactccctccgttcggaattacttgtcgcataaatggatgtatctagaaccacACAGTGATCCTGGCTCCTGGGCCAACATTTTCCATGCCAAGGTGCTTGCTTTCCCACTGGCGGTATGTCTTTGATAATGGATAGTCTCCATTGGATGCTGGGGCGGCAGCCCCAGAAGATGAGGTTGCGCGGTTGGCTCTACCGTCAGGAGTTCTACAGTAGTGGTGGTTCTCATCTTTGCTGTTGGGATAGGGAGCGCAGGGCGGCAGATGTTCCTAGAGTTCTCGTGGCTTCGGCAGTGGCGGTTCTCTACTCTTGTTCTGGAGGCTTTGAACTGGCAATGTCATTCCTCACCTCGAGTTGGGCAGTGTTGTTGGTACCCCGTGTGGCATGGATGAGGCTCCCAGCGAAATGTCCGTGATCTAGTGCCGGCGATGGCTATGCCTGTGGGTGTCACATCCCTCTTGAGGCGTCAGTGTGGGTCCCCTCTCCATTTTAGGGCTACAAGTGAAAACCCTAGTTCGTAAGGAGTGGCACGTTGCATCATCCGCCTCTTGGGGCGTCTACATAGAGCTCAGATACCATTCAATTGCAGATTGTCCATGTCTTTGGGCATGCTTTGATCCTGGCGTGAAGCTTCTTTGGCACTGTCATGGGTTTTGCTTGATTGGTCTCATAGGTTTTACACGTGCCGCCATTATCACAATTCTCGGTCCTTATTGTGCATTGGCAGAATCAGCGCTCCATGGCCTGGAACAAGAGGGGAAGTGGCCTTCTCGGGCGATAGCTTGGTGTCTATGGAGCAACGGAATCGGAAGGTTTCCTAAGGAAGCATGGTTTTGTTCATGATCAACCGTCTCGGTTGCCTATTATTCGGGCGTTGGTACTCATTTATTCTTGCTTGGCTTTTTAGTTGGTGTCATTATCAATACTCTCTTGGATGTCGACTGCATATTAAACTACTTTGtaagaggactacatcatcataaaATAGGCCGAAAGCCTGTTTCATGTGAGAACCAACCGTAGAAGGAGTGGTTAATAGAGGGGTGGTTGTGCCCCCAACCTATCACAAATTAAATAGTGTCTTTGATAACAGTCTATCTCATTGACTTTGTTGTACTGTTCTTTTGGTGCACATACCATTTTCTTGCTTGACTTTTGTGTGTGGCTACTTCCTATAATCTTGCTCAACTTTTGGGCTGGTGGTGTTCCCGGTAGTTTCTAGAACGTCATTTTTAGTTGAAGCTGCTTTGGAAGAAGATTTCAACATCGCCCAGTgtggtcatttgaatttaatttatAAAGTGGGCCCAAAGTCTGTTTTAAGAGAGAAGCAACCATAGAATGGGTGGTTAATAAAAAAGTGGTTGCGCCCCTAACCCATCACATATCAAACAGTGTACTTCCTccgtaaatataagtctttttagatatttcaatataaactacatacggatgtgtatagacatattttagagtgcagatttactcattttgctccatgtGTAGGAACGGATGTGTATAGACatattgcaatctctaaaaagacttatatttgggaacggagcaaTTATTGATAACTGTCTATCCCTATGGCTTGTAGTAGTATTCTACTCTTTTAATGATAGGCGATTTGGAAATTTTGAAATTCTATAactctgttttttgtttttggtagaAGTTGTGTAAGTGACCGTGTATATTCCGACTAGTTTAAAAAATACAGTACATGCTAATCCATGGGCTAagaaagtactccctccgatccaaaccaCGGCACATATttgggaaccgagggagtactacacGAATATATTGTTGCAATTTACAGTCCACCAGAAAAGAACACTGTTATTATCACATTGTTATTGCTGAATTAGTTTACCAGACTAACTGTTTTCATGCGGATTAAGTAACATATGTCATTCAAACAATATCAATAAGCAATACAGTATGATTCACAAAAAAAAGTAAAATTAAGCAATATGGTATCTTTTTTCCTTTATTATGGACGGAAGGCCAGGATTCATTTTGTACTACATTGCTTTTTTTTTTTGAGCAACTTTTGTACTAGATTGCTAGTCAAAGCTTCGATCCTGAAGTGGATATGGTGGGCCGGGCCGGTTCGGTCCTCCTCTTGTCTGAAGCCCTGGGTCTGAGCCCACGCGCCCTCTCCCGCAGCACGAGCTTTTGCAGCTTCCCCGTGGCCTTCTTGGGCAGCTCATCGACGAACACCACCTTCCTTGGCACCATGAAGTGCGCCATCTTGCTCCGGCAGAAGGACACAATCTTCTCATCGCTGACCTCGCCGGCTCCAAAGTCGGACTCTTTCTTCAGGACGACGAAAGCGCACGGCGTCTCGCCCCAGTACGGGTGCGGCATGGcgaccaccgccgcctcccgcagaGCAGGGTGGCCGTACAGCGCCGCCTCAATGTCCACGCTGCTGATGTTCTCGCCGCCGGATATGATCACGTCCTTCGAGCGGTCCTTGATCTCCACGTACCCGTCCGAGTGCACCACGCCCACGTCGCCCGTCAGAAACCACTCGCCGTGGAACGCTGCTGCCGTGGCCTCCGGGTTCTTGTAGTATCCCTTCATCAGGCTGCTACCGCGCAGCACGATCTCGCCGAGAGTGCCGCCGTCGCGGGGCACGCTCTCCATGGTCTTGAGGTCCTTTACCTCGGCGCCGGCGAGGGAGAGTGCGCCCACGCCCTGCCGCGCCTTGAGCAGCGCGCGCTCTGTCGGTGGCAGCGCGTCCCACCGCTTCCGCCACTCGCACACCATGGCCGGGCCTGTGGCTTCCGTCATGCCGTAGGCGTGTGTGACGTGGAACCCCAGCCGCTCCACGCGCTCCAGCagcgctgcgggcggcggcgcgccacCCGTGAGCACCTCGACAGTGCGGCGAAGCGGTCCGCGGTCAGCTTCCAGGAGGACGTTGAAGAGCACGGGTGCGACACACATGTGGGTGACGCCGTGGTTGGCGATAGCTGAGTACATGGCGTCGGCTGTCGGCGCACGGACACAGACGTtggcgccgccgcgcgccgccacgCCCCACGTGAAGGTCCAGCCATTGCAGTGGAACATCGGTAGCGACCATAGGTACACCGGCTCGTGGCCCACGCCCCACTGGAGGAGGAGCCCCATGGTGCTGAGGTAGGCGCCGCGGTGGCTGTACACGACGCCTTTCGGTGCCGACGTGGTGCCAGAGGTGTAGTTGAGCGCGACGGCGTCCCACTCATCCTCGACCTTCCTCGGTGGGTACCTCGCCGGGTCGCCGCGTGCCACAAGCTGTTCGTACTCCAGCTCGCCGACGCACGCGCCCGTCGGCGTGTCAATGTCATCTATGACGACGAGCAGCGGCAAGTTCGTGTCCGAGATGGCGTTAAgggcctccgtgacgacacctgcgTACTGGTAGTCGACGAAGAGGAGCTTTGGTGCGGCATGCCTTAAGATGGCGGCCACGGCTGCCGCATCCAGGTGGGTGTTGATGGCGTTGATGACCGCGCCGGCCATCGGGACAGCGAAGTGCATCTCGTACAGCGCCGGCGTGTTGGGAGCAAGAACCGACACCTGGATGTCACGTCGTCAGAAGAAGTTGGATACTGCTCTAAATTTCAAACACAGGGGGCTACGGGGTACTGTAGTgtagtgtagtactccctccgtcccaaaatacttgtcatcaaaatagataaaagggatgtatctacatgtattttcagacggagggagtagtacacatCGAGCAGCCATTAATGGACGCAATGGATAGTTTGTGAAGCTATAGCGAGCTAGGTACGTAGGACATCGTTCTTGGAGACGGAGAGTGCCCGGAGCGCGGCGACGAGGCGGCAGCAGCGGTCGCACGTCTGGCGCCAGGTGAAGGTGGTGCCGCCGTAGATGAGAGAGGTGCGGTCGGCGTACACAGCGGCGGCGCGAGGCAGGAACGTGATGGGGCTTAGGGGGACGTAGTTGCCGTCGTGCTTTGGCAAGTTCTCCATATATGAACAATGAGAACGAACGCCCAATGTGAAGAAGTGATTTGTACTACTTGGGTCCATTCTGTTATGATCTGAGTTCTAAATGTCATTTTGGATAACGACCCACACTTGAATTTGCAAATTTAACATCATTTTTGTTTTACGGATGTCTTTGACGTTCTATGTATTATTACTCTCTtcatttcataatgtagtgcatatacacTTAAAAAAACTCAAACCCCACAAACTCTGACCAAATTTGTGTAGAAAAACATTAACATCTCGATTTTTTTTGTGGGTGAACAATTACATCTAGATTGCCAGACATATATAattagattcatcataagatgTAATTTCATATTTTCTATATTTGGTATTGTACACATAAATAGTTTCACTATAATCTTAATCGAAGTTTGCAATGTTCgaattttcaaaaaatatatacgcactacattatggaacggagagagtactagaTTTCAAGTGTATATTCCTCAGATGGAGAAACACATGATGATCTCGTTAATTTTGAAACTATTCAACTTCATTTTCTATATGCCTTTATCTGGGTGAGATAGATTGTGAAATATATGGTATCTCTGGAATAGTAACAGCATATCAGTAAGATTTTTTGGTCGACATAAAAATAGTTAACTTCATATTGATTAGCTACGTAAAATTTGGCGTAAGAAAGCAAAAGTATAAGTCATAAGACCACAAAAATTgcatttccctttttattttatggtATATATTTACATTCGTGGTGTTATGTGACGTAAAATGTTTTCTACGACAAATATATATTTTGTTACGGTCTCGCTTGA
The Triticum dicoccoides isolate Atlit2015 ecotype Zavitan chromosome 3A, WEW_v2.0, whole genome shotgun sequence genome window above contains:
- the LOC119273702 gene encoding benzoate--CoA ligase, peroxisomal-like isoform X1, giving the protein MENLPKHDGNYVPLSPITFLPRAAAVYADRTSLIYGGTTFTWRQTCDRCCRLVAALRALSVSKNGDIQVSVLAPNTPALYEMHFAVPMAGAVINAINTHLDAAAVAAILRHAAPKLLFVDYQYAGVVTEALNAISDTNLPLLVVIDDIDTPTGACVGELEYEQLVARGDPARYPPRKVEDEWDAVALNYTSGTTSAPKGVVYSHRGAYLSTMGLLLQWGVGHEPVYLWSLPMFHCNGWTFTWGVAARGGANVCVRAPTADAMYSAIANHGVTHMCVAPVLFNVLLEADRGPLRRTVEVLTGGAPPPAALLERVERLGFHVTHAYGMTEATGPAMVCEWRKRWDALPPTERALLKARQGVGALSLAGAEVKDLKTMESVPRDGGTLGEIVLRGSSLMKGYYKNPEATAAAFHGEWFLTGDVGVVHSDGYVEIKDRSKDVIISGGENISSVDIEAALYGHPALREAAVVAMPHPYWGETPCAFVVLKKESDFGAGEVSDEKIVSFCRSKMAHFMVPRKVVFVDELPKKATGKLQKLVLRERARGLRPRASDKRRTEPARPTISTSGSKL
- the LOC119273702 gene encoding benzoate--CoA ligase, peroxisomal-like isoform X2 — encoded protein: MENLPKHDGNYVPLSPITFLPRAAAVYADRTSLIYGGTTFTWRQTCDRCCRLVAALRALSVSKNDVSVLAPNTPALYEMHFAVPMAGAVINAINTHLDAAAVAAILRHAAPKLLFVDYQYAGVVTEALNAISDTNLPLLVVIDDIDTPTGACVGELEYEQLVARGDPARYPPRKVEDEWDAVALNYTSGTTSAPKGVVYSHRGAYLSTMGLLLQWGVGHEPVYLWSLPMFHCNGWTFTWGVAARGGANVCVRAPTADAMYSAIANHGVTHMCVAPVLFNVLLEADRGPLRRTVEVLTGGAPPPAALLERVERLGFHVTHAYGMTEATGPAMVCEWRKRWDALPPTERALLKARQGVGALSLAGAEVKDLKTMESVPRDGGTLGEIVLRGSSLMKGYYKNPEATAAAFHGEWFLTGDVGVVHSDGYVEIKDRSKDVIISGGENISSVDIEAALYGHPALREAAVVAMPHPYWGETPCAFVVLKKESDFGAGEVSDEKIVSFCRSKMAHFMVPRKVVFVDELPKKATGKLQKLVLRERARGLRPRASDKRRTEPARPTISTSGSKL